One stretch of Dyella jiangningensis DNA includes these proteins:
- a CDS encoding pilus assembly protein — MTLKRSPLSRLLSALACSTLLLTLPGLALGDDIDLYTGAPANGGKPNVLLAIDNAAAWDATVSIPAAANCPSWITGTKDADFIRCGLYKAVTGLGTNPLLAGKINMGLMMFALSPLNGGQFYYPANTPPTPPGALPLMDATGVAAFQSAIQNNLSVANKSNSNKVDEEMQEVWAYFAGKQGLSGTKYNSPLQPCQKSFVIYIANAVNNNDPKTPNGSPPSYTALQSAGATSAQLTTITIPPPYKNANKGNADQGNWADEWTRFMYQTDLSNGTNVNKQNIVTYTIAMSDGSNPDYVQFVGSMASNGGGKAFVIDITNPGALDQLVADLTQIFNEVQAVNSVFASVSLPVSVNGQGSYLNQIYVGMFRPDANGLPRWMGNLKQYQLGFTDSTNTSVQMEDAAGQPAISSAGTGFVSPNATSFWTSDTSASGDGPFLFANNTMTTNPVPNWPTAGFWSAPASTNAPAPASGVGGAYDAPDGEIVEKGGVGESMRIDYLVDQSKRTVYTCSTISNCATTFPMESFATSNTALSGTALGSTTTTPTAANLINWVRGTDNAGNETEPGPGGLVTVRPSIHGDVLHSRPAVVNYGGSTGVVVYYGSNDGMFHAINGNQPSTSATAPQGIGGVRPGGELWSFVAPEFFGKFQRLYNNNPKIKLYGSTDPTATPKDYFFDGTATVYQDLRVANSPKVYIFLSARRGGRFVYAFDVTDPTKPKFVWKITNTDIPELGQTWSQPKVALVKGYTNPVIIMGGGYDPAEDSDPAPAADTQGRAIVVLDALSGSVVWTASPTCPTGSTTCKTVAGMTRSIPADITLLDRNSDGYIDRLYAADVGGNIWRVDLEPNGATAPSGWAVTQLASLGGTGNNARKFFYPPDVTPTSSFDAVTAASGDREHPLYSSSTTAGTAYNVVNRFYMLRDTNTGTTVANNWTPITEATLTDETGASAGSVTPYSITSTTSGFYVTLNHSGEKAVNAPLTVAGYTYFGTNTPDVIGADSTKCYPNLGIARGYAINFLTGVGLNSDGFVVFSGGGFPPSPVFGLISIGSGSSTVITPVLIGGGNQTSPSGGNNTSVLGAQKISPPQLGKRKRTYWFIEGVK, encoded by the coding sequence ATGACCCTTAAGCGTTCACCGCTGAGCCGCCTGCTCTCCGCGCTGGCTTGCAGCACGCTACTGCTCACGTTGCCAGGGCTGGCGCTGGGTGACGACATCGACCTGTACACCGGCGCGCCCGCGAACGGCGGCAAGCCCAATGTGCTGCTGGCGATCGACAATGCCGCAGCGTGGGATGCCACCGTGTCGATCCCTGCCGCTGCCAACTGCCCCAGCTGGATCACGGGCACGAAAGACGCCGACTTCATCCGCTGCGGCCTCTACAAGGCGGTGACTGGCCTGGGCACGAATCCGTTGCTCGCAGGCAAGATCAACATGGGCCTCATGATGTTTGCCTTGAGCCCGTTGAATGGCGGCCAGTTCTACTATCCGGCGAATACGCCGCCGACGCCGCCGGGTGCGCTCCCCTTGATGGATGCCACCGGCGTGGCCGCCTTCCAGAGCGCCATCCAGAACAACCTGAGCGTCGCCAACAAGTCGAACAGCAACAAGGTCGACGAAGAGATGCAAGAGGTCTGGGCATACTTCGCCGGCAAGCAGGGCCTGTCCGGCACCAAGTACAACTCGCCGTTGCAGCCGTGCCAGAAGAGCTTCGTGATCTATATCGCGAATGCCGTCAACAACAACGATCCCAAGACGCCGAACGGTAGCCCGCCTTCGTACACGGCGCTACAGAGTGCGGGCGCCACCAGCGCGCAGCTGACCACGATCACCATTCCGCCGCCGTACAAGAACGCAAACAAGGGCAACGCCGATCAGGGCAACTGGGCCGACGAGTGGACCCGGTTCATGTACCAGACCGACCTGTCCAACGGCACCAACGTCAACAAGCAGAACATCGTCACCTATACCATCGCGATGTCCGATGGCAGCAATCCTGACTACGTGCAGTTCGTGGGCAGCATGGCATCCAACGGTGGCGGCAAGGCGTTCGTGATCGATATCACCAACCCCGGCGCGCTCGACCAGCTCGTGGCCGATCTCACGCAGATCTTCAACGAAGTGCAGGCGGTCAACAGCGTGTTCGCCTCGGTCAGCTTGCCGGTCAGCGTGAACGGCCAGGGCAGCTACCTCAACCAGATCTACGTCGGCATGTTCCGCCCCGACGCCAACGGCCTGCCGCGCTGGATGGGCAACCTCAAGCAGTACCAGCTCGGTTTCACGGACAGCACCAATACCAGCGTCCAGATGGAAGACGCCGCCGGCCAGCCGGCCATCAGCAGCGCGGGCACGGGATTCGTTTCGCCCAATGCGACCAGCTTCTGGACGTCCGACACATCGGCTTCCGGCGATGGGCCGTTCCTGTTCGCCAACAACACCATGACCACCAACCCGGTGCCGAACTGGCCGACCGCGGGCTTCTGGAGCGCACCGGCGAGCACCAACGCGCCCGCGCCTGCCTCGGGCGTGGGTGGTGCCTACGACGCGCCTGACGGCGAAATCGTGGAGAAGGGCGGCGTGGGCGAATCGATGCGCATCGATTACCTGGTCGACCAGTCCAAGCGCACGGTCTACACCTGCAGCACCATCAGCAACTGCGCGACGACATTCCCGATGGAGTCGTTCGCCACCTCCAACACCGCGTTGAGCGGCACGGCGCTCGGCAGCACCACGACGACCCCCACCGCCGCCAACCTGATCAACTGGGTGCGCGGCACCGACAATGCGGGCAATGAGACCGAACCCGGCCCGGGCGGCCTGGTGACCGTGCGTCCGTCCATCCATGGCGATGTGCTGCATTCACGCCCCGCGGTGGTCAACTACGGCGGCAGCACCGGTGTGGTCGTGTATTACGGTTCGAACGATGGCATGTTCCACGCCATCAACGGCAACCAGCCTTCGACCAGCGCCACCGCGCCGCAGGGCATTGGCGGCGTACGGCCTGGTGGCGAGCTGTGGTCTTTCGTGGCACCGGAGTTCTTCGGCAAGTTCCAGCGCCTGTACAACAACAATCCGAAGATCAAGCTCTATGGCTCCACCGATCCCACGGCGACGCCCAAGGACTACTTCTTCGACGGCACGGCGACGGTCTACCAGGACCTGCGCGTCGCCAACAGCCCCAAGGTCTATATCTTCCTGTCCGCGCGCCGTGGTGGCCGCTTCGTCTACGCGTTTGACGTGACGGACCCGACGAAGCCGAAATTCGTATGGAAGATCACCAACACGGATATCCCGGAGCTGGGCCAGACCTGGTCGCAGCCCAAGGTGGCGCTGGTCAAGGGATACACCAATCCCGTGATCATCATGGGCGGCGGCTATGACCCCGCCGAGGACAGTGACCCGGCGCCCGCCGCGGATACGCAGGGCCGCGCGATCGTGGTGCTGGATGCGCTCAGCGGCAGTGTCGTGTGGACGGCATCGCCCACGTGCCCGACGGGATCGACCACCTGCAAGACCGTGGCCGGCATGACGCGCTCGATCCCGGCGGATATCACGCTGCTCGATCGCAATTCGGACGGCTATATCGATCGCCTGTACGCGGCGGATGTGGGCGGCAACATCTGGCGCGTCGACCTGGAGCCCAATGGCGCCACCGCGCCTTCGGGCTGGGCGGTCACCCAGCTCGCCAGCCTGGGCGGGACGGGCAACAACGCGCGCAAGTTCTTCTATCCGCCGGATGTGACGCCGACCAGTTCGTTCGATGCGGTGACGGCTGCGAGCGGTGACCGCGAGCACCCGCTGTATTCGTCCTCGACCACCGCGGGCACGGCGTACAACGTGGTGAACCGGTTCTACATGCTCAGGGACACGAATACGGGCACGACGGTTGCGAACAACTGGACGCCGATTACCGAAGCGACCCTTACCGACGAAACCGGTGCATCCGCCGGTTCGGTGACGCCTTATTCGATCACCAGCACGACCTCGGGCTTCTATGTCACGCTGAACCACTCCGGTGAAAAGGCGGTGAACGCGCCGCTGACGGTGGCGGGCTACACCTACTTCGGTACCAACACACCCGATGTGATCGGCGCCGATTCGACCAAGTGCTATCCGAACCTCGGCATCGCGCGTGGCTACGCCATCAACTTCCTCACCGGCGTGGGCTTGAATTCCGATGGCTTCGTGGTGTTCTCCGGCGGTGGCTTCCCGCCGTCGCCGGTATTCGGCCTGATCTCGATCGGTTCGGGCAGCTCGACGGTGATCACCCCGGTACTGATCGGTGGCGGCAACCAGACCTCACCTAGCGGCGGCAACAACACCTCGGTACTGGGTGCCCAGAAGATCTCGCCACCCCAGCTGGGCAAGCGCAAGCGCACCTACTGGTTCATTGAAGGCGTGAAGTAA
- a CDS encoding RNA polymerase sigma factor gives MTATDIHRTIDALWRMESPRLIAGLARIVRDVGLAEELAQDALVTALEQWPTIGVPRNPGAWLMTTAKHRAIDQMRRHALHRRKEDELTREIEDQLEQAVGDPDAMLDDPIGDDLLSLVFTACHPVLSTEARVALTLRLLGGLTTPEIARAFMVPEPTVAQRIVRAKRTLSEANVPFETPRGEALSERLASVLEVIYLIFNEGYTATAGDAWMRPDLCEEALRLGRVVAGLAPGEPEVHGLVALMEIQASRMAARVGPNGEPILLSEQNRGRWDQLLIRRGLAALQRVEALGGANGPYALQAAIAACHARARTAQETDWAHIAALYDTLAQRMPSPVVSLNRAVAHAMAFGPAAGLAMVDALRDEPLLRHYHLLPSARGDLLGKLGRHDEASEEFERAASLTRNTRERDLLLQRAAASRQASGH, from the coding sequence ATGACGGCCACCGACATCCACCGCACCATCGATGCGCTGTGGCGCATGGAATCGCCCCGGCTGATCGCCGGCCTGGCCCGCATCGTGCGCGACGTGGGCCTCGCCGAAGAGCTGGCGCAGGACGCCCTGGTGACGGCGCTGGAGCAATGGCCGACCATCGGCGTGCCGCGCAATCCCGGTGCCTGGCTGATGACCACGGCCAAGCACCGCGCGATCGACCAGATGCGCCGCCACGCGCTGCACCGTCGCAAGGAAGACGAACTCACCCGCGAAATCGAGGATCAGCTCGAACAGGCCGTGGGGGACCCGGACGCCATGCTGGACGATCCGATCGGTGACGATTTGCTGAGCCTGGTTTTCACGGCCTGCCATCCGGTGCTCTCCACCGAGGCACGCGTGGCGTTGACGCTGCGCCTGCTCGGTGGCTTGACCACGCCGGAAATCGCGCGCGCCTTCATGGTGCCCGAACCCACCGTCGCCCAACGCATCGTGCGCGCCAAGCGCACGCTCAGCGAAGCGAACGTGCCCTTCGAAACACCACGCGGCGAGGCCTTGTCGGAACGGCTCGCATCGGTGCTCGAGGTGATCTACCTGATCTTCAACGAGGGCTACACCGCCACCGCGGGCGATGCCTGGATGCGCCCCGACCTGTGCGAGGAGGCATTGCGCCTGGGCCGCGTGGTGGCCGGGCTCGCCCCGGGCGAACCGGAGGTGCATGGGCTCGTGGCGCTGATGGAAATCCAGGCCTCACGCATGGCGGCGCGCGTCGGGCCGAATGGCGAACCCATCCTGCTTAGCGAGCAGAATCGCGGGCGCTGGGATCAGCTGCTGATACGCCGCGGACTCGCCGCGCTGCAACGCGTGGAGGCGCTCGGCGGCGCGAATGGCCCGTATGCGCTGCAGGCAGCCATCGCTGCCTGCCACGCACGGGCGCGCACGGCACAGGAAACCGACTGGGCGCACATCGCCGCGCTCTACGACACGCTGGCGCAACGCATGCCGTCGCCCGTGGTGTCGCTCAATCGGGCGGTGGCGCACGCGATGGCATTTGGCCCGGCGGCCGGCCTTGCCATGGTCGATGCACTGCGCGATGAACCGCTATTGCGCCACTACCACCTGCTGCCCAGCGCACGCGGCGACCTTCTCGGCAAACTGGGCCGGCATGATGAAGCGAGCGAGGAGTTCGAGCGCGCCGCGTCGCTCACACGCAACACGCGCGAGCGCGATCTGCTGCTGCAGCGCGCCGCCGCAAGCCGGCAGGCGTCCGGTCATTAG
- a CDS encoding VOC family protein yields MQVQPYLFFDGRCEEALAFYGKAVGGQVQHLVRFKESPQPTEGCGPNEPNGEEIMHASMKIGESLVNFSDGECRGQPDFRGFSLVLNVKDDDEARRAFDALLQGGGEATMPLSATFFASSFGMLRDGFGVNWMVMSPPT; encoded by the coding sequence ATGCAAGTGCAACCCTATCTGTTCTTCGACGGGCGCTGCGAGGAAGCCCTCGCCTTCTACGGCAAGGCCGTGGGCGGGCAAGTGCAGCACCTGGTCCGCTTCAAGGAAAGCCCGCAGCCGACGGAAGGCTGCGGGCCGAACGAACCCAATGGCGAGGAGATCATGCACGCGTCGATGAAGATCGGCGAATCGCTGGTCAACTTTTCCGACGGCGAGTGCCGCGGCCAGCCGGATTTCCGCGGCTTCTCGCTCGTGCTCAATGTGAAGGACGACGACGAGGCCAGGCGTGCCTTCGACGCACTGCTGCAGGGCGGTGGCGAGGCGACCATGCCGCTGTCGGCCACGTTCTTCGCCTCCAGCTTCGGCATGCTGCGCGACGGCTTCGGCGTGAACTGGATGGTGATGTCGCCGCCGACCTAA
- a CDS encoding YciI family protein → MRFIAMVRANRASEAGEMPSEKLLTEMGNFNEELVRAGVMLAGEGLHPSRNGARIRYEGDKRTVIDGPFTETKELIAGFWLLQCASLEEAVEWLKRAPNPFEDGASEVEIRRVFEAEDFGEEFTPELREQEARQRAQMADKH, encoded by the coding sequence ATGCGATTCATAGCCATGGTGCGCGCCAACCGCGCGTCCGAAGCCGGCGAGATGCCGAGCGAAAAGCTGCTGACCGAGATGGGCAACTTCAACGAAGAGCTGGTGCGGGCTGGCGTGATGCTGGCCGGCGAAGGTCTTCACCCGAGCAGGAACGGCGCACGCATCCGCTATGAGGGCGACAAGCGCACGGTCATTGACGGTCCCTTCACTGAAACCAAGGAGCTGATCGCCGGCTTCTGGCTGCTGCAGTGCGCCTCCCTGGAAGAAGCCGTGGAATGGCTCAAGCGCGCACCCAACCCGTTCGAGGACGGCGCGTCGGAAGTGGAGATCCGCCGCGTGTTCGAGGCCGAGGATTTCGGCGAGGAATTCACGCCTGAGCTGCGCGAGCAGGAAGCGCGCCAGCGTGCGCAGATGGCCGACAAGCACTGA
- the ubiA gene encoding 4-hydroxybenzoate octaprenyltransferase, whose product MAPTSRKRQRRNLPTTSTPRPRPGVAPRTARGSAQPADSSSRATRVLDWLLQKLPPAYRSKARDYLVLTRMDRPIGALLLLWPTWWALWLAAADFPPVKLLAIFTLGVFSMRAAGCAINDFADRKLDPQVARTAGRPIAAGRVTPREALIVFASLLVFSFILVVFTNKLTIELSFAGAALAALYPFTKRYTHLPQVVLGAAFGWSIPMAFAAVSNTVPAVGWLLFIANIIWSVVYDTQYAMVDRDDDLKAGAKSTAILFGDADLPILGILMGTFLLAMLFVGQRATLGWPYWLSLLVAAGLFGWQMWRIQGRERDACLWAFRNNNWLGMALWIGIVLALAVR is encoded by the coding sequence ATGGCTCCGACTTCACGCAAGCGCCAGCGGCGCAACCTGCCGACCACCAGTACGCCCCGGCCGCGTCCCGGCGTGGCACCGCGCACGGCGCGCGGATCCGCACAGCCCGCGGACAGCTCCTCCCGCGCCACGCGCGTGCTGGACTGGCTGCTGCAGAAATTGCCGCCGGCGTATCGCAGCAAGGCGCGCGACTACCTGGTGCTCACGCGCATGGATCGCCCGATCGGCGCACTGCTGCTGCTGTGGCCGACATGGTGGGCGCTGTGGCTGGCCGCGGCGGATTTCCCGCCGGTGAAGCTGCTGGCGATCTTCACGCTGGGTGTGTTCTCCATGCGCGCGGCCGGTTGCGCCATCAACGATTTCGCCGACCGCAAGCTGGACCCGCAGGTGGCACGCACCGCCGGCCGCCCCATCGCCGCCGGGCGCGTGACGCCGCGCGAAGCGCTGATCGTGTTCGCCAGCCTGCTGGTGTTCTCCTTCATCCTGGTGGTGTTCACCAACAAGCTCACCATCGAGCTGTCCTTCGCGGGCGCTGCGCTGGCCGCGCTGTACCCGTTCACCAAGCGCTACACGCACCTGCCACAAGTGGTGCTGGGTGCCGCGTTCGGCTGGTCGATCCCGATGGCGTTCGCCGCCGTATCGAATACGGTACCGGCCGTGGGCTGGCTGCTGTTCATTGCCAACATCATCTGGTCGGTGGTCTACGACACCCAGTACGCGATGGTGGATCGCGACGACGACCTCAAGGCGGGCGCCAAGTCCACCGCCATTCTCTTTGGCGATGCCGACCTGCCGATTCTGGGCATCCTGATGGGCACCTTCCTGCTGGCCATGCTGTTCGTGGGCCAGCGCGCCACGCTGGGCTGGCCCTACTGGCTGAGCCTGCTGGTCGCCGCCGGCCTGTTCGGCTGGCAGATGTGGCGCATCCAGGGGCGCGAGCGCGACGCCTGCCTGTGGGCCTTCCGCAACAACAACTGGCTTGGCATGGCCTTGTGGATCGGCATCGTGCTGGCGCTGGCGGTGCGCTGA
- the ilvA gene encoding threonine ammonia-lyase, biosynthetic produces MNALAQPLGRAAHLSEHELLRQTVGARVYDVARETALEAAPLLSARLGQQVLLKREDQQPVFSFKLRGAYNRMASLDTTQRARGVIAASAGNHAQGVALAAARLGIRAVIVMPVTAPQVKVDAVRRFGGAQVEVVLAGDSYSDAQAAAAKLQAEQGYTFVHPFDDPAVIAGQATVGMEILRQHAGPLHAVFVPVGGGGLLAGVAGYIKALRPDVKVIGVQTCDSDAMVQSLERGAPVTLSEVGLFADGTAVKRVGDLTFELCQQHVDAMIRVDTDAICAAIRDVFHDTRSVPEPAGALALAGLKQYVAAHGPSEHPMVAIVSGANLNFDRLRFVAERAEVGEQREAVFAVTIPEERGSFRRFCAALDQRNITEFNYRIGSTAEAHIFVGVQTTHRDERHTLIDAFRTHGFGVLDLTDDELAKLHLRHMVGGSSPLARDELLYRFEFPERPGALTRFLGHMHPDWNISLFHYRNQGADYGRILVGIQVPEDERVLFQAFLETLGYPFRDESANPAYRLLLRE; encoded by the coding sequence ATGAATGCACTCGCGCAACCGCTCGGACGAGCGGCCCACCTAAGCGAGCACGAGTTGCTGCGGCAGACCGTGGGTGCGCGCGTTTACGATGTAGCGCGCGAGACGGCTCTTGAAGCGGCGCCGCTGCTCTCCGCGCGTCTGGGCCAGCAGGTGCTGCTCAAGCGCGAGGACCAGCAGCCCGTGTTCTCGTTCAAGCTGCGCGGCGCATACAACCGCATGGCGTCGCTCGATACCACGCAGCGCGCACGCGGCGTGATCGCGGCCTCCGCCGGCAATCATGCGCAAGGCGTGGCGCTGGCAGCGGCGCGCCTGGGCATTCGCGCGGTGATCGTCATGCCGGTGACGGCGCCGCAAGTGAAAGTGGATGCAGTGCGCCGGTTCGGTGGCGCGCAGGTAGAGGTCGTGCTGGCCGGCGATTCGTACAGCGATGCGCAGGCCGCGGCCGCGAAGCTGCAGGCCGAGCAGGGCTACACCTTCGTGCACCCCTTCGATGATCCCGCCGTCATCGCCGGTCAGGCGACGGTCGGCATGGAGATCCTGCGCCAACACGCCGGGCCCCTGCACGCCGTGTTTGTGCCGGTCGGCGGCGGCGGCCTGCTGGCAGGCGTGGCCGGCTACATCAAGGCGCTGCGCCCTGACGTGAAGGTGATCGGCGTGCAGACCTGCGATTCCGACGCGATGGTGCAATCGCTGGAGCGCGGCGCACCTGTGACCTTGTCCGAGGTGGGCCTGTTCGCCGATGGCACGGCGGTGAAGCGCGTGGGCGACCTCACCTTCGAGCTGTGCCAGCAGCATGTGGACGCCATGATCCGCGTGGACACCGATGCGATCTGCGCGGCGATCCGTGACGTGTTCCACGACACGCGCAGCGTGCCGGAACCTGCCGGTGCCCTCGCCCTCGCCGGCCTCAAGCAATACGTGGCCGCACACGGACCGTCGGAACACCCGATGGTCGCCATCGTCTCCGGCGCCAACCTCAATTTCGACCGCCTGCGTTTCGTCGCGGAGCGCGCCGAGGTGGGCGAGCAGCGCGAAGCCGTGTTCGCGGTCACCATCCCCGAGGAGCGAGGCAGCTTCCGCCGCTTCTGTGCGGCGCTGGACCAGCGCAACATCACCGAATTCAACTACCGCATCGGCAGCACCGCCGAGGCGCACATCTTCGTGGGCGTGCAGACCACGCATCGCGACGAGCGCCATACCTTGATCGATGCGTTCCGCACGCACGGCTTCGGCGTGCTCGATCTCACCGACGACGAACTGGCCAAGCTGCACCTGCGCCACATGGTCGGCGGCAGCTCGCCGCTGGCCCGCGACGAACTGCTCTATCGCTTCGAGTTCCCCGAACGGCCGGGCGCGTTGACGCGCTTCCTCGGCCACATGCATCCGGACTGGAACATCAGCCTGTTCCATTACCGCAACCAGGGCGCGGACTATGGGCGCATCCTGGTCGGTATTCAGGTGCCCGAGGATGAGCGGGTGTTGTTCCAGGCGTTTCTTGAGACGCTGGGGTATCCGTTTCGCGACGAGAGTGCGAATCCGGCGTATCGGTTGTTGTTGAGGGAGTGA
- the ilvN gene encoding acetolactate synthase small subunit: MKHTLSILLQNESGALMRVAGLFAARHCNIDSLTVAATRDPAVSQLTLVMHGADDTVEQIIKQTRKLIDVIEVSHPSAAAS; the protein is encoded by the coding sequence ATGAAACACACGTTATCCATCCTGCTGCAGAACGAATCCGGCGCGCTGATGCGCGTGGCCGGCCTGTTTGCCGCGCGCCACTGCAATATCGATTCGCTCACGGTAGCGGCCACGCGCGATCCTGCCGTGTCCCAGCTCACCCTGGTGATGCATGGCGCTGACGACACGGTGGAGCAGATCATCAAGCAGACGCGCAAGCTGATCGACGTGATCGAAGTGAGTCATCCGTCCGCCGCTGCATCATGA
- the ilvB gene encoding biosynthetic-type acetolactate synthase large subunit, with product MEMPTPATTHPLAGQTMSGAEVVVQVLADEGVSVLFGYSGGAILPVYDAVFRYNATHLSPMGGEPMPLIVPANEQGAGFMAAGYARASGKVGVAIVTSGPGATNMVTPVRDAMSDSVPMVVICGQVPTGALGSDAFQEAPVSNIMSPCAKHVFLLTDPTRLEATLRTAFEIARSGRPGPVVVDIPKDVQNTPLAFAGEGTLPIPGYRARQHAIHSARMDDAQCEAFFAALAKAKRPLIYAGGGLISGEASGTLRAFVQQFGLPVTTTLMALGAIDTTEPLALHMLGMHGTAYANYAVEDCDFLLALGARFDDRVASVPDKFAPNARFVAQIDIDPAEIGKVKSVDWHHQGDLDRTLSRLQQYGVRHGFHFASDGRYANWHAHIAALKTTHALNYDRDSELIQPQAVIEAINRQTQGRAIISTGVGQHQMWAAQYFDFREPRHWLTSGSMGTMGFGLPAAIGAQFARRDAVVIDIDGDASIRMNLGELETVTTYGLPVKVVVLNNIGDGMVRQWQKLFFRGRFASSDKSLHKKDFIKAAQADGFEWARRLERKEELAQTIDEFLAFDGPAFLEVMIDPDAGVYPMVGPGATYAQMITGDFIPSRVAPAVSKESTSDMF from the coding sequence ATGGAGATGCCCACCCCGGCCACCACCCATCCGCTCGCCGGCCAGACCATGAGCGGCGCGGAAGTGGTGGTGCAGGTGCTCGCCGACGAAGGCGTCAGCGTGCTGTTCGGCTATTCAGGTGGCGCGATCCTGCCGGTGTACGACGCGGTGTTCCGTTACAACGCCACGCATCTTTCGCCCATGGGCGGTGAACCGATGCCGCTGATCGTGCCCGCCAATGAGCAAGGCGCGGGCTTCATGGCGGCCGGCTATGCGCGCGCGTCGGGCAAGGTGGGCGTGGCGATCGTCACCTCCGGCCCGGGTGCCACCAACATGGTGACGCCGGTGCGCGATGCGATGTCCGACTCCGTGCCGATGGTGGTGATCTGCGGCCAGGTGCCGACCGGCGCGCTGGGCAGCGACGCCTTCCAGGAAGCCCCCGTTAGCAACATCATGAGCCCGTGCGCGAAGCACGTGTTCCTGCTCACCGATCCCACCCGGTTGGAAGCCACGCTGCGCACCGCATTCGAAATCGCGCGCAGCGGCCGTCCCGGTCCCGTGGTGGTGGACATTCCCAAAGACGTGCAGAACACGCCGCTCGCCTTCGCCGGTGAAGGCACGCTGCCTATCCCCGGTTATCGCGCGCGCCAGCACGCGATCCACAGCGCACGCATGGATGATGCGCAGTGCGAAGCATTCTTCGCGGCGCTGGCGAAGGCCAAGCGCCCGCTGATCTATGCCGGTGGCGGCCTTATCTCAGGCGAGGCATCCGGCACGCTGCGCGCGTTTGTGCAGCAGTTCGGCCTGCCGGTCACCACCACGCTGATGGCGCTGGGCGCGATCGACACCACCGAGCCACTGGCCCTGCACATGCTGGGCATGCATGGCACCGCCTATGCGAACTACGCCGTGGAAGACTGCGACTTCCTGCTGGCGCTGGGCGCGCGCTTCGACGACCGCGTCGCCAGCGTGCCCGACAAGTTTGCGCCGAACGCGCGCTTCGTCGCGCAGATCGACATCGATCCGGCGGAGATCGGCAAGGTGAAGTCGGTCGACTGGCATCACCAGGGCGATCTCGACCGCACGCTGTCGCGCCTGCAGCAGTACGGCGTGCGCCATGGCTTCCATTTCGCCAGCGATGGCCGCTATGCGAACTGGCACGCGCACATCGCCGCGCTGAAGACCACGCACGCGCTCAACTACGACCGCGACAGCGAGCTGATCCAGCCGCAGGCGGTGATCGAGGCGATCAACCGCCAGACGCAGGGCCGCGCCATCATCAGCACCGGCGTGGGCCAGCACCAGATGTGGGCGGCGCAGTATTTCGACTTCCGCGAGCCGCGCCATTGGCTCACCTCCGGCTCGATGGGCACGATGGGCTTCGGCCTGCCTGCCGCCATCGGCGCGCAGTTCGCGCGGCGCGACGCCGTGGTGATCGACATCGACGGCGACGCCAGCATCCGCATGAACCTGGGCGAGCTGGAGACCGTCACCACCTACGGCCTGCCGGTGAAGGTGGTGGTGCTCAACAACATCGGCGACGGCATGGTGCGCCAGTGGCAGAAGCTGTTCTTCCGCGGTCGCTTTGCTTCCTCGGACAAGAGCCTGCACAAGAAGGACTTCATCAAGGCAGCGCAGGCCGATGGCTTCGAGTGGGCGCGCCGGCTGGAGCGCAAGGAAGAGCTGGCGCAAACCATCGACGAGTTCCTCGCCTTCGACGGCCCGGCGTTCCTTGAAGTGATGATCGATCCGGACGCGGGCGTCTACCCGATGGTGGGTCCGGGCGCGACGTATGCGCAGATGATCACGGGCGACTTCATTCCGTCGCGCGTGGCGCCTGCGGTTTCCAAGGAATCGACGAGCGACATGTTTTAA